One Brassica napus cultivar Da-Ae chromosome C4, Da-Ae, whole genome shotgun sequence genomic region harbors:
- the LOC106360716 gene encoding probable leucine-rich repeat receptor-like protein kinase IMK3, with product MASLRSFFLLHLIIIILLFFVSPGSSQAWDGVVITQADYQGLQAVKQEFIDPRGVLTSWNGSGFTACSGGWAGIKCAQGQVIVIQLPWKSLGGRISEKIGQLQALRKLSLHDNNLGGSIPLSLGLIPNLRGVQLFNNRLTGSIPASLGASRFLQTLDLSNNLLSEAIPMSLADSTKLLRLNLSFNSLSGQIPVSLTSSSSLQFLSLDHNNLSGPVLDTWGSTNSTSPSLRVLSLDHNSLSGPFPFSLCNLLDLQVFSFSHNRISGALPSELSKLTKLRVMDISSNSISGQIPETLGDISSLTLLDFSQNRLTGEIPDSITDLKSLTFFNVSYNNLSGPVPTLLSQKFNSTSFLGNLGLCGYSASTPCPTINPPSPSPIKSSGRNLSTKDIILIASGALLIVMFILVFMLLCCLLRKKPDKSKPKGLETGPGTVKKTEKGGEAEAGGETGGKLVHFDGPLAFTADDLLCATAEIMGKSTYGTVYKATLEDGSQVAVKRLREKITKGQKEFENEINVLGRIRHPNLLALRAYYLGPKGEKLVVFDYMSRGNLATFLHARGPDVHINWPTRMSLIKGMARGLFYLHTHANLIHGNLTSSNVLLDENNNAKISDYGLSRLMITAAGSSVIATASALGYRAPELSKLKKANTKTDVYSLGVIILELLTGKSPSEALNGVDLPQWVATAVKEESTNEVFDVELLNDVNTMGDELLNTLKLALHCVDPTPSTRPEAQQVMTQLGEIRPEEMAAVTTSEPLIDVPEASASTSR from the exons atggcttcaCTTCGAAGCTTCTTTCTCCTTCACctaatcatcatcatcctcctctTCTTCGTCTCTCCCGGCTCAAGCCAAGCATGGGACGGTGTAGTGATCACGCAAGCTGATTACCAAGGCCTTCAAGCGGTTAAACAAGAGTTTATTGACCCAAGAGGGGTCTTGACAAGCTGGAACGGTTCAGGCTTCACCGCTTGCTCTGGAGGCTGGGCTGGAATCAAATGTGCTCAAGGTCAAGTTATAGTGATTCAGCTTCCATGGAAGTCTCTTGGTGGCAGAATCTCCGAGAAAATAGGACAGCTTCAAGCTCTACGCAAGCTTAGTCTTCACGACAACAACCTCGGAGGCTCGATTCCTTTGTCTTTAGGACTCATTCCTAATCTCAGAGGAGTTCAGCTTTTCAACAACCGTCTCACCGGTTCCATCCCTGCTTCTCTAGGTGCTTCTCGTTTCCTTCAGACACTTGATCTCAGCAATAACCTTCTCTCTGAAGCTATCCCTATGAGTCTTGCTGATTCCACTAAGCTTCTTAGGCTTAACCTCAGCTTCAACTCACTCTCTGGTCAAATCCCAGTGAGTCTCACTAGCTCTTCTTCACTTCAGTTTCTATCCCTTGACCATAACAACCTCTCTGGTCCAGTTCTAGACACTTGGGGTAGTACTAACAGCACTTCTCCTAGTCTCCGTGTCTTGTCTCTTGACCACAACTCTCTCTCTGGTCCATTCCCATTTTCACTTTGCAACTTACTAGACCTACAAGTCTTCTCCTTTAGTCATAATAGGATCAGTGGAGCCCTACCTTCCGAGCTAAGCAAGCTCACTAAGCTTAGAGTAATGGATATTAGCAGCAACAGTATCAGTGGCCAGATTCCTGAAACCCTAGGGGACATTTCTTCTCTTACACTTCTAGATTTCTCTCAAAACAGACTCACCGGAGAGATTCCTGATTCCATCACTGATCTGAAAAGCCTCACATTCTTCAATGTCTCTTACAACAACTTATCTGGTCCTGTTCCCACTCTCTTGTCCCAAAAGTTCAACTCCACCTCCTTTCTCGGAAACCTAGGGCTTTGTGGATACAGTGCTTCTACACCATGTCCTACTATAAACCCTCCTTCACCGTCTCCTATCAAATCATCTGGCAGGAACCTGAGTACTAAAGACATCATCCTCATTGCTTCTGGAGCACTCCTCATAGTTATGTTTATCCTTGTGTTCATGCTCCTCTGTTGCTTGCTGAGGAAGAAACCAGACAAATCCAAACCTAAAGGCCTAGAGACTGGACCAGGAACTGTGAAGAAGACCGAAAAAGGAGGAGAAGCTGAAGCTGGAGGTGAGACAGGAGGGAAGCTTGTTCACTTTGATGGGCCATTGGCGTTTACAGCTGATGATCTTCTGTGTGCAACGGCAGAGATCATGGGGAAAAGCACTTATGGAACGGTTTACAAAGCTACACTTGAAGATGGAAGTCAAGTTGCAGTGAAGAGACTGAGAGAAAAGATCACCAAAGGGCAGAAAGAGTTTGAGAATGAGATTAATGTGTTGGGAAGAATCAGACATCCGAACCTACTTGCACTTAGGGCTTATTACTTGGGACCCAAGGGAGAGAAGCTTGTGGTCTTTGATTACATGTCTAGAGGCAATCTTGCCACATTCCTCCATG CTAGAGGACCTGATGTTCATATCAACTGGCCTACAAGGATGAGTTTAATAAAAGGAATGGCGCGTGGTTTGTTCTACCTTCACACGCACGCAAACCTCATCCACGGAAACCTAACGTCAAGCAATGTACTTCTAGATGAGAACAACAACGCAAAGATCTCAGACTACGGTCTCTCAAGGCTAATGATTACAGCAGCAGGGTCAAGTGTTATTGCAACGGCTAGTGCATTAGGTTACAGAGCACCTGAGCTCTCTAAGCTGAAGAAAGCCAACACAAAGACCGATGTTTACAGCCTCGGTGTGATCATACTGGAGCTTTTGACTGGGAAGTCTCCGAGCGAGGCCTTGAACGGTGTGGATCTGCCTCAGTGGGTTGCTACTGCCGTTAAAGAAGAGTCCACTAATGAAGTTTTTGATGTGGAGTTGTTGAATGATGTGAACACTATGGGTGATGAGTTGTTGAATACGCTGAAACTGGCTTTGCATTGTGTTGATCCTACGCCGTCAACTAGACCTGAAGCTCAGCAAGTTATGACACAGCTTGGAGAGATTAGACCGGAGGAGATGGCAGCAGTGACAACATCTGAACCGTTGATTGATGTTCCTGAAGCTTCTGCTTCCACAAGTCGATAG
- the LOC111205314 gene encoding probable methyltransferase PMT22: MNIFQSRKFSGLCVLSILLVSVTILLLTNDTIDLFPYLSLSYLRRSSLSDVPTFTPTSSPTTVDSPPPPPEPPVSQTPVVDDDEPVDQDLEMDWVKDKTSLKVEWKRCESPDYMPCLDNVKAIKKLKSKRNMEHRERHCPVLAPRCLVPLPKRYKVPLPWPKSRDMIWYDNAPHPKLVDYKKDQNWIRKTGPFFVFPGGGTQFKDGVIHYINYIQKTLPVLEWGKKVRVVLDVGCGVASFGGTLLDKNVITMSFAPKDEHEAQIQFALERGIPATLAVIGTQKLPFPDNAYDVIHCARCRVHWHGYGGRPLLELNRILRPGGFFVWSATPVYQHDEGHRNVWKTMESLTTSMCWKVVARTRFTKVGFVIYQKPDSDSCYGARKNNEPPLCNEEDTKKNSSWYTPLLSCVPKVPVGLSGKWPSQWPGRLADRPVTEQISEESFREDTRLWSETVSDIYLNGLAINWTKIHNVMDMNAGYGGFAAALINKPLWVMNVVPVQGEDTLSMIFDRGLIGIYHEWCESFNTYPRSYDLLHSSFLLTNLSQRCDLVEVVVEIDRIVRPGGYLVVQDTVEMMKKLNPILLSLRWSTNVYKGKFLVGLKSSWRP; encoded by the exons ATGAACATCTTCCAAAGCCGTAAATTCTCAGGCCTATGCGTTCTCTCAATCTTGCTCGTATCAGTCACGATCCTCCTCTTAACCAACGACACCATCGATCTCTTCCCTTACTTGTCTCTCTCTTACCTCCGTCGCTCTTCGCTCTCCGACGTCCCCACCTTCACACCAACCTCTAGTCCCACCACCGTGGACAGCCCTCCACCCCCTCCGGAACCACCGGTCTCTCAGACCCCCGTCGTCGACGATGATGAACCGGTTGATCAAGATTTGGAAATGGATTGGGTTAAAGACAAGACTAGTTTGAAGGTGGAGTGGAAGAGATGCGAGAGTCCAGATTACATGCCGTGTTTGGATAACGTGAAAGCCATCAAGAAACTCAAGTCTAAGAGGAACATGGAGCACAGAGAGAGGCACTGTCCTGTGCTTGCACCTAGATGCCTCGTTCCTTTGCCAAAACGCTACAAGGTTCCTTTGCCTTGGCCTAAGAGCAGAGACATG ATATGGTATGATAATGCGCCTCACCCCAAGCTTGTAGACTACAAGAAAGACCAGAACTGGATTCGTAAAACCGGACCTTTCTTTGTCTTCCCTGGAGGTGGAACTCAGTTCAAAGACGGTGTGATTCACTACATCAACTACATACAAAAG ACGTTACCTGTTCTTGAATGGGGAAAGAAAGTAAGAGTGGTTCTCGACGTTGGTTGCGGTGTGGCTAGCTTTGGTGGGACGTTACTAGACAAAAACGTGATCACAATGTCCTTTGCTCCTAAAGACGAACACGAAGCTCAGATTCAGTTTGCATTAGAACGTGGAATCCCCGCTACACTAGCtgttattggaactcaaaagcTTCCATTTCCTGATAATGCTTACGATGTTATCCACTGCGCAAGATGCAGAGTCCATTGGCACGGATACG GTGGTAGACCGCTTTTGGAACTTAACCGGATTCTAAGGCCTGGAGGGTTCTTTGTTTGGTCAGCTACACCGGTTTATCAACACGATGAAGGGCACCGTAACGTTTGGAAAA cTATGGAGTCTTTGACTACATCAATGTGTTGGAAAGTTGTGGCGAGGACCCGTTTCACAAAagttgggtttgtgatttaccAGAAACCAGACTCGGATTCTTGTTATGGAGCCCGTAAGAACAATGAACCTCCTCTTTGTAATGAAGAAGACACAAAGAAGAACAGTTCATGGTACACTCCTCTGCTTAGCTGTGTACCGAAAGTACCGGTCGGTTTATCCGGAAAGTGGCCTTCCCAATGGCCTGGAAGGTTAGCCGATAGGCCGGTTACAGAGCAGATCAGTGAAGAGAGTTTCAGAGAAGACACAAGACTCTGGTCTGAAACCGTGTCAGATATCTACTTAAACGGTTTAGCTATAAACTGGACCAAGATTCATAACGTGATGGACATGAATGCTGGTTATGGAGG ATTTGCAGCTGCTCTTATAAACAAACCTCTATGGGTGATGAATGTGGTTCCTGTACAAGGTGAAGACACATTATCAATGATTTTCGACAGAGGGCTGATAGGGATTTACCATGAATGGTGTGAGTCTTTCAACACGTACCCTAGATCATATGATCTCTTGCACTCTAGTTTCCTTCTCACCAATCTTTCTCAaag GTGTGATTTGGTGGAAGTGGTAGTGGAAATAGATAGAATAGTGAGACCAGGAGGATACCTTGTGGTGCAAGACACCGTTGAAATGATGAAGAAGCTTAACCCTATTCTTTTATCTCTACGGTGGTCAACGAATGTGTACAAAGGCAAGTTCCTTGTTGGGTTGAAGTCATCGTGGCGTCCATAA